In a genomic window of Epinephelus lanceolatus isolate andai-2023 chromosome 3, ASM4190304v1, whole genome shotgun sequence:
- the LOC117255221 gene encoding aspartate aminotransferase, cytoplasmic-like, whose amino-acid sequence MSIFSDVPQAPPVAVFKLTADFREDSHPQKVNLGVGAYRTDDCQPWVLPVVKKVERLIVEDNSLNHEYLPILGLPEFRSASSKVALGEDSSAIKENRVGGVQALGGTGALRIGAEFLRRWYNGVNNTATPVYVSAPTWENHNSVFADAGFKDIRPYHYWDAAKRGLDLAGLLDDLEKAPEHSIFVLHACAHNPTGTDPTPDEWKKIAEIMKRRNLFVFFDSAYQGFASGSLDKDAWAIRYFVSEGFELFVAQSFSKNFGLYNERVGNLTIVAKDNENLTRILSQMEKIVRTTWSNPPSQGARIVSKTLNCPELFAEWKGNVKTMADRVLLMRDQLKSKLQGLGTPGTWDHITQQIGMFSFTGLNPKQVEYMIKEKHVYLMASGRINMCGLTTKNIDYVAQSIHETVTKVQ is encoded by the exons ATGTCCATATTCAGCGATGTCCCGCAGGCTCCTCCGGTGGCGGTCTTCAAACTGACCGCTGACTTCAGGGAGGACAGCCACCCGCAGAAGGTGAATCTGGGAGTTGGAG CTTACCGTACTGATGACTGCCAGCCCTGGGTGCTGCCGGTGGTGAAGAAGGTGGAGCGGCTGATCGTGGAGGACAACAGCCTGAACCACGAGTACCTGCCCATCCTCGGCCTGCCTGAGTTCCGCTCCGCCTCCTCCAAGGTCGCGCTGGGAGAGGACAGCTCTGCCATCAAGGAGAACAGG GTGGGAGGGGTCCAGGCTCTGGGTGGAACAGGTGCCCTGAGGATCGGGGCGGAGTTCCTGCGCCGCTGGTACAATGGCGTCAACAACACTGCCACACCCGTCTACGTCTCAGCGCCTACCTGGG AGAACCACAatagtgtgtttgctgatgctGGCTTCAAAGACATCCGGCCCTACCACTACTGGGATGCTGCTAAGAGGGGCCTGGACCTCGCCGGGCTCCTGGATGATCTGGAG AAAGCTCCAGAACATTCCATCTTCGTCCTCCACGCCTGTGCGCACAACCCCACCGGCACCGACCCGACCCCGGACGAGTGGAAAAAGATTGCAGAGATCATGAag AGGAGGAACTTGTTTGTGTTCTTCGACTCAGCCTACCAGGGTTTCGCCTCCGGCAGTCTGGATAAAGATGCCTGGGCCATCCGCTACTTTGTCTCTGAGGGCTTTGAGCTATTTGTGGCTCAGTCCTTCTCCAAAAACTTTGGCCTTTACA ATGAGAGAGTTGGCAACCTGACCATAGTTGCCAAGGACAACGAGAACCTGACCCGCATCCTGTCCCAGATGGAGAAGATTGTCAGGACAACTTGGTCCAACCCGCCGTCTCAGGGAGCACGTATCGTCAGCAAGACCCTCAACTGCCCCGAGCTCTTCGCTGAATG GAAAGGTAATGTGAAGACCATGGCAGACCGCGTCCTGCTGATGAGGGATCAGTTGAAGAGCAAGCTGCAGGGTCTGGGCACCCCGGGGACCTGGGACCACATTACCCAGCAAATCGGCATGTTCAGCTTCACCGGCCTCAACC CCAAACAGGTGGAGTACATGATCAAAGAGAAGCACGTGTATCTGATGGCCAGCGGTCGCATCAACATGTGCGGCCTGACCACCAAGAACATCGACTATGTCGCTCAGTCCATCCACGAGACCGTCACCAAGGTCCAGTAA